The DNA region tagtgttaacatgacacttcctggagtagagcatgggtgcgtgcccggtgtctcctgaagttgcaagtgtggttttaccgctacagaccactagagcggccaaaaaaaacactgttcgaccagTAATGACCCATTttatcatatataacagtatggaatgaattgattaactgaaaaacgttgcatagtatacctttaagtgtaaataagtcattcaactgaTTTATTAGCACATGTATTTTAATTTATGTTgttgtggggctattttaattacaAAAGCCAAAGGAAATTTTTTGGgatgcatagtgtcctggatccatgaaagaactggcctctatgggaattttcttatttaaggcattaagataaatttTTCAAAGATGGTTTTATATTCCTCTTGATACTCAACTTcagcatgtgttcaaatacgTATGGAGGTAACTGCATACTTGTGAAGCTTTTAGTACCATAGTAACTACACAGAGCAAAAAATTAAGGCTTTACCATTTTCTATGCTCAAACGGACTTCAGTGTGTAATTCTTCATTTTCTGCGCAGTGGTAAGTACCGGCATCGCCTGAGGTGAGGTTTGTAAAACCGACTGTTAGGAAGTCCCAGAGAACCTGACCATGCTGGAAGAATCTGCTGTCAGAGTCACGTGTGAGGCGATTGTAAGAGCAGGTTGTAGCATTTCCCTTGCAGAAGTATTTCTGGTTGTGTTGACGCTGGTCACCAAATTTGCAAAGGATTACGATGCCTCCCCTTGGATATCCTTTCACTTGAATTACTTGCCTTTCACTTCCTGGAATTGCATAACACAAAGAGTATAAAATGCAAAGGGACAATTTAACAGCAACACTGGAGGTCATTCAGAGTTTCGGGTGAATGGAGTGGGTTCAGTGATATCATGTTAAATGCAGCAACATCACAAATACAagcaagaccaaacttagacgAGACAACCAAGTAGAGTTCTCAATGGGCATGAAAATTACAACCCTACCCGACCCAGCCAGGGCTTTCAAAGCACGAGCACGATTTAACCCGACACATCAATATGAATTATCTACCCGAACCCGGCCCGACGCCGGGGGTCGAGTTTTCCGATGTTATCCTATGGAGACTAACGGCCTGTGGGTCATTAAAGGCACTTTTGTGCTGTGGCCTAACCCACATTAAAACCTAGTGAAACAATATTTTCCACAATAGAAACATGATATAGATGGGAAAACTACTGTTCTTGCCATAAAAAAGGCAGaatcatccacagagcatgATAATTCAACAACCGCTTCATACACGCTTCACTATGATGGCAATGAGTGCATTTTGAGCATTGCACATAGAATCTAGAACCACTCCATCAGAATCTAGCACCACTCCAAACACTTTCCAGACCTCTGATTTTCCCACTCCTGTAGTAGTGAAGGTGATTTCACCTGCGGCAAGTTTACTCCAGGCTAAAGGCGCGCACGCAGCGGCTTCACATCTGTCCCTGCTCCATGAttgcatgcagcagccagactttctttacggtagataaatagatacattTACTTTATTGATTCACGATAAACAGCAGCGAAGACTAAtaattttttatgttttgtttttttcactgaGCGAAAAGATTAAGCCCGAGGTCCGACCCGACTTGAGTCATCTGCTTATTTATTTTACCCAAACCCGCGGGTCCCGTCGCCGACCCTTTGAGAACTCTACAACCAAGCTCTTAACCCTTATGTGCCCAACCATTCTAATTTTATTAAAATTATAATGATGACCAATCGTCTTATATCTCAGCTGTCAAtgactgtttttgtttctgAAATCTTCCCTGTTATCCTGACAACAGAAACTTCTATTTGATATCATTGGATAAGAGGTTTATGGCACAATGTTTTTAGGATACTTGAAGCGAAAAAAATAATGTCACTTCAGTCTGTGCATTTGACGTGGGGTAGCCGGACACCGTCTGCACTTACTGCCCACACTGCTGGATAAACTGatgtaaaatgtatttcaaatctGTTCTTGTTATGGCTGATCTTAATTTATAGTACTAAAATCATGTTATTTGACAGTAGAATGAAACATTCTATAGAACGATGAATATAATCTGTAGCGGAATAGCACTTGGGAGCACCTTGACTCAGCGCAGTGATatctcactccaaagtgaaactgaaaatccaagagtgatattactgcgctgagtCGAAGTGCTCCTAAGTGCTATTCCACCATACAGTATAGTTATCCTTCTTACCCACTTAGAAaagcaccacgttttattttgtctcaccatattTGGTTGTGTAAGTACTCCTGCAACTGTACTTAAATAATGGAAAATGTGGAAGTGTTTCTAGCTTCCTCTtggtttggatcctaatgaattaaCTGGGCTAGCTGAGTGCTATTAGAGTAGTGCTGTTTTAGATTTGGCATTGAGCAGAAGGAGATGTGTTTCGTGATGAGCCTTAAGTCTTCAGTGTTCAACCTTCAGTTACCCCTTGCCACTAGGGGGTGTCAGAGCCCCCTCAGTACCCCCATTCCCAGCATCCTTCCAATTTACAATAACAGAATAATCATAGTGTGGCAAGCAAGATCAAACAAGAGATAATATTGTttgaaatatgtacagtatgtggtttgTTTACAAATTTACAGATATCTCACCTGTGATCTGTAGATTCACTTTGTTGGTCAAAGCCACGCTGTATCCATCAGTTCTAACTCCGCACCAGTAGATCCCAGCGTCCTTCATCTCCAGCTCATGTATTGTCACAGTAAAGATGTTTCTATTTTCATTTTGAGACATTAAATACTTTGCATTTATATCTGATGGTTTTGACTCAATTAGATCAGACTCAATGAACTTCTCATGCTGTTTACAGAAGTGTTTGGTATTTTCTCTGGATTCTGCTGGGTACTTGCACCGAATGCTGACTGTTCCTCCCTCTTGTCCATGAATTGAAATAGGTGTGTCACAGCAGTCACCTGTAAAACATCCATAAAGTGCTCAGGCCTGTAGTGAATTTATTCCTACATTTTTGTCCAGTCATTTTAAATATTGTATAATTGTGTAATTGTATTCAATGGGAACAATTATGCCATTCAGATAGGAATTCACATTACCTGGTTTTACATTTAAAGACATTGGATCATCTGAGCTTCCATCTTCAACTCCACAGTGATAAGTTCCAGTATCATTTGAGGTGATGTTTGTTATGAGAATAGTTAAATAGTCCCTGTGAGTGTTCTCATACTGGAAGACTCTGCTGTTGTTAGCTAGTCGATTGTTAGGACAGGTTGAAATGTTGCCTTTGCAAAAGTACTTCTGTTTTTCTCTAAATTTGTCTCCAAATTTGCAGAAAATTAGTACTCCACCATTTAGAAAAGCTTTCAGTTTTCTTTCACTTTTTGCAATTCTTCCTGGTACTAAAATGGATAAAGAGTCATTAATGATaacatgaaaaatgaaaataaataaataaaataaaataaatcctTGTACAAGAAATAATTCGTATCATGACTGATTTCAAAAGGTTCACAGTACGATAGCCTAAGCCAGAGAAGCATGTATGCACTTGTTCCAACAGAGCAACATCAAAATACTTTCTCAACATTAATAGCAACCAATGTACATTAGCATAGTTTACCTGAAATAAGGCATAGAGCGAAAAATAAGACCCTCTTCATTCTGAATGAGCATTAACGCCATTTACTAGTTGTCAACCCTGCTTGCTTTAGGCAATTTGTGCATTGCTGACGATAACGATGACGGTGGCTTTCTTCCTGTTAGCTTGTGGCTTCACTTCAACACACATCCTGCCCCCTGTTGCCCCCCTTTCTAATATTACCATTAGCATTAACCCCTCACTGCCTGCTGCTTTAGGAGGCGATCAGACAGGATGTGCTTTGTGcaaaacacaggcacactctgCTGAACTTTCCATATGTGACTCTTCAAAgagaaatcagtcgctttgcgcactacgttattttgagaaaatccacaataaacaaacttctgggttaaaatgttgaatttcacgttttttcgcataattcaattgtatacagtctacaatttcatatcgtgaactagccttgcaagccaaactacacagatatgtatagtctggggtcggaccattcacagagttgaagcctttgggtgggatgaacagttgtctttcaaactgcctctgcacgtaataggccagcatttgtgaccaatcgtagccggtcggcaaagcggcaaatacatccttctttaaatcgaatgacttaaagggatattccgccatttttggaaatacgctcattttccaccttccctcgagcaaaacaatcgatatttaccttgttcccgttcatccagccattctgtgagtctggcgatacaacttttagcttcagcctagcatagatcattgaatcggattagaccattagcttctcgcctgctagcttca from Sardina pilchardus chromosome 1, fSarPil1.1, whole genome shotgun sequence includes:
- the LOC134076941 gene encoding polymeric immunoglobulin receptor-like, with product MKRVLFFALCLISVPGRIAKSERKLKAFLNGGVLIFCKFGDKFREKQKYFCKGNISTCPNNRLANNSRVFQYENTHRDYLTILITNITSNDTGTYHCGVEDGSSDDPMSLNVKPGDCCDTPISIHGQEGGTVSIRCKYPAESRENTKHFCKQHEKFIESDLIESKPSDINAKYLMSQNENRNIFTVTIHELEMKDAGIYWCGVRTDGYSVALTNKVNLQITGSERQVIQVKGYPRGGIVILCKFGDQRQHNQKYFCKGNATTCSYNRLTRDSDSRFFQHGQVLWDFLTVGFTNLTSGDAGTYHCAENEELHTEVRLSIENDDYCDLPVEETREKGGNVSIACHYPEEYRDHTKHLCEARAEW